CGAGGCCGAGCGCGCCCTACTCGCCCTGATCGGTCAGGGCCTGAACACGCTGGAGATCAGCCGGACCCTGAACGCCAAGCCGTACACCATCGACCGCCGCACCGCCGCGCTGCGCCGCAAGCTCGGCGCGGCCGACATCGCGCAGTTGCGCGAGATCGCCCAGCGCCACCTGCGCGCCCCAGGAACCCCATGACTGACCCCGTCCGCACCCGCCTGGAAGGCGAACTGCTCAACGCGTACCAGCGCATCAACGAACTCGAAGCCATGCATCGCCTCGCCAGCCACCAGACGTCCCTCCTGAAGCCGCGGCAACCGCGCTGGCCCGTTCGGCTCCTGTGGGGCGGCTGGCCCACCCGCCTGCGCCTCGACCGGATCGGCCGCCCCGGCAACGGCGCCGCCTGGATCGCCCGCTGGAGCGCCGACCAGTGGTACGCCGTCATCCGGTACGTCCGCCTCGGTCCGGTCATTCTCGAGTTCGGCCGCCGTCCCGACCTGGACGCCGCGCGTGAGAAGGAACTCGCACTGTTCCGCCGCCTGCACGGCAGCGCCCGCCCGAACGCCGAGCAGCGCCTCGCGTCCCTCCGGCGGCACCTGGACTGGGTCCGTGATCATCACTGACCGGGTCATTCAGGACGTCCGGATCCGCTGGCTGGAACCCACCGACGCGGCCGCCCTGCGCGCCATCGACCACGTGATCCGCAAGGGCCGCACCAGCCCCGCCGGGCGCACCACCCGCTACACCCTCGGCACCCGCCACGTGCACGTCCTGGACGGCGTGGCCACCAAGGCGTACGTCACCGGGCAGAAGCGCGTCCGGACACTCTCCGCCGCCGCCTGGTTCGAAGGCCGCGAGCGCGCCCACTGGAGAAGAAGATGACCCCAGCACCCACTGACCTGCTTGCCCACATCAGCCTGAAGACCGACGGCAAACGCGGTGAACTTCTCATCGACGGGCAGCCTGCCCGGGGCGCGACACACGTCCACCTCGACGCGCCCGGCGGTGAACTACCCCGCGTGACCGTCACGCAGGTCGCCGGGCACGTCCTGTTCCAGGGCGAGGCCATCATCCGCCGCGTCACGGAGATCTTCGGTCGGCACGGCGCCCAGCTGACCGAGCAGGCGCCGGACACCGACTGGGAACGACGCGCGCAGGCCCTCCTCGCCGACATTCTGCCCGTCATCCGCGACGGCCTCGATAACGCCAACGAGGTCATCGCTGGCCTGAACGTCGCGCTGCCCGGCCTGCCCGAAGGGCACACCGCCAGCTTCCTGTACGTCCTGCACCCGCCCATGGCCAATCAGCCCGCCCAGATCAGCCTGGTCGAGGCCGCCCATGACTGAGCTGACCCTGTTCGCCCTGAGCGTCTACATATGGGGTTTCATCCGCGTGCTGCGCCACCCCGAGCTGCCCCGTTCCGGAGAGCGCATCGCGAAGAGCCTGACCGGCGCGGGCATCGGCGTGGAGGGCCGCGCCCTGCTGCGCGCGCTGAACGCCACGGCCTTCATGACGCCAGTCGTGCTGCTCGCAGAGGCGGGCCTGCGCGTGGCTGGACTGTCCAGCGCCCCCGCCTGGCTCCTGCTGGCGCTGTACGCGCAGTGGGTGTACGCACTGCACGTCACCCCCACCCCAGGCAGGCAGAGTCAGGTGTACACCGTGACGATCGTGCTGCTGAGCGCGGGCCTGCTGGGCGAGATCGTGCAGTTCATCGACCTGATGAGGGCCCAGTGACGTCACAGGTCGGCGCCCAGGCCGACCTCGTCACCATCCTCCGCTGCGGCACCCGCGCCGCCATGACGCCCGCGCAGATCGAGGCGGCCGTCGCCCGGCAGGTCGCCAGCAGTCAACGCCTCGCCGGGGAGGACCTGACCCAGGCGGACATCCTGCGGATCCTGCGAGGCCCCAGGTGACCCGCGCCCTCCTCCGCGCCCTGCTGGCCCGCCTCAACCGCCGCCCCACCCGCACACCCGCATCCCGGAGGCGCTGATGACGACCGACCAGGAACTGAACGCCCGCCGCGACCTCGTCGCCTACCTCGCCGCTGCGCATCCCACCCTCAGCGACATGCGCGCCATCTGGACCGCCGCCGGGGGGCACGTCAGCGACATGCCGGACGTCGGCGATAGCCCCATCTCCCGCTGGTGGACCGTGCTGACCCGCGTCGAAGCTGGGCGCCTCCACCCTGAGCGGTTCGCGCAGGCCATCCATGACGCCCACCCCGGCGACCCGACAGCCGCACTCGACACGCTGGGCTGGTGTGCCCGTTGACCGCCCCCACTGCCGCCTGCCTCATCTGCGGGACGTCCATTCCCGCGCGGCCCTCCGGGCGTGACCTGCGCGCCCGCCTGTGCCACCCGTGCCTCACCGCCCCCGGCCTGCGCACCCATCCCCGGTACAGGGCGTTGAGCGGTTCGGTCAACGCCCTGTACGAACCCATCGAGGACCCCCATGAACGACCCGCAAGCGAATGAATTCTGGCAGGCCGTCGACGAAGGTCACCGGCGACTCGGTCGGGGTCCGGACGACCCGGCGCTTCTCGTCATGACGCCCGCCACGCATGCCCACCTGACTCAGCTGGCCGCCGCCCGCTCGATCAACCTCGACAGGATTGAGGTGGAGACCGATCCCGCCGCCCCTGCGGACGGCGTGATGATCGTCACGCACCGGCAGATGAAGGCGTACCGCGCGGCCCGCAGCCGGGGCGCCGCCCCTGCCCTCGCCTGCTACGAAGGTGCGTTCCGGCAGGCCGTTCCCAACGCCCCTGATCACGATTGGACGCTCGTGGGCACGCCGACAGAGCCTACCGAGCCCAGCGCCATCCGCCCGTCCCGCCGCCGCTTTCCCATCCCCCGCTGAGGACCCCCATGCTGAACCTCGACCCGCGCCCGCTGTTCGCCCGCTGGCAGGCCCGCCGCGCCCTGGCCCGCATCAGCCCATACCACCGCGTCCTGCACGCCCTGGCGACCGGCTGCACGTACCCGCCCAGCATCGCCGCGCTGTACCGCCTGACCCTCACCGAGGTGGACGACGAGCTGCGCGCCCTGGAAATCCAGGGACTCGTTCGGCCCCAGCGGTCCCGCCCGGGCGCGCTGGTCGCCACCTGCACCCGGTACGTCCTCACGGGCACCGGTGACCGGCACGCGGCGTACGCCCTCCTGCCGGACCTCGCGCCCGGCACGCCCGTCGGCTGGCAGGGCGAGCACCTGTGCATCAAGCCCGGTCAGCACCCGCTGCCCGTCGCGCAGTTCACGCCCCTCGCCGCCCTGCTGGAGCGCGCGTGACGGTCGCCAGACCCCCGTCGGCACAGCGCCTGCCGTGGCTGCTCACGCCCCCACGCGTGGGTGAGCAGCCGCCGGCGGACCTCGACACGCCGTTCACGGTCCAGGCGGGCCTCGTGGTCGTCACCGGCACGATCACGTTCACGCTGCTGCCCGGCATGACCTGGCCCGGCACCCAGCAGATTCCGGAGGCCATCGCCAGCCGCGCCCTGAGTGGCGGCCTGCTGTTCCTGGCGGGCACGTCCCTCACCGCCCCCACCAGCGAGGACCTGCGCCGCGCGCTCACTCCGCTTATCGTGCACTTCCTGCAGGCCGTCCCCACGCGCGACGCCCACCGCGTCCTGGCCGCACTGACCGGCGTGACGGTCGAGAGCGCCGTCGACTTCGGCATCCTCTTCAACGTCAGCCGCGAGACGGGCGGCCGCGCCCTCCGGAGTACTCCATGACCCACCCTGAACCTGCCCGCACTGACGTCAGTGCGCCCGCCCCCCTGACCGCCCCGATCGCCATCGGCGACGTGCACGGCTGCCTCGTGGAACTCGACGAGCTGCTCGAGCAACTCCCCCCAGACCGCCACCTCGTGTTCCTCGGGGACTACGTGGACCGGGGGCCGGACAGTCGCGGCGTCCTGGCCCGCGTCCGCGCGCTCGTCGAAGCGGGCCGCGCCACGGCCCTGCTCGGCAATCACGACGAGATGATGATCAACAGCCTCCTGAACGCCGACGAGGGCGCCCGCGAGATCTGGCTGCGCAACGGCGGCCAGGCCACCCTCGACAACTACACCAGTGAAGCCGAGGCGGCCCAGGACGCCCTGTGGATGCAGGAGCACCTGCACCCGCACGTCACCATCGGCCCGGTCCTGTTCAGCCACGCCATGCGCCCCGACCCGACCGGCCAGGACGTCCACGCGCACCTCTGGGGCCGCCCCAACACCGCCGACACACCCTTCTACCCACTGCCCGAAGGCGTGACGCACAGCGTGCACGGGCACACACCCATGATGTACGGCCCCACCTGCCTGCAACCCAACGACGGGACCGTCGCCGTGTTCATCGACACCGGCTGCGTGTTCGGCCGGACCCTCACCGCGATCGACACCGCCACCTGGGCGGCCCTGAGCGTCCCCGCCCGGCCCGCCACCCCCACCCCCTGAAAGGACCCAGCGCCATGTCCCGTACCAGCTGCCCCGCCATCCGCGCGCGCGTCGAGCAGTACCTGCGCGGCCACCGCACCGTCCACCCGACCGCCGTCGCCACCGCCCTGAAGATCACCCGGGACGAGGCCGCCATCGCCCTGAACGACCTGCGCCGCGCCGGACAGGCCCGCCGGTTCATCCTGTTCAGCCACGCCACCGACCGCCCCGAAAAAGTCGAGGAGCCCGGCCGTACACCCAGCGCGATCATGCAGCGCCTCGAGTACGCCCACTGGGACCCCGAGACCTTCCACGCGAACGCCGCGGCCGACATCCGCGCCCTCCTCATCCGCTGCGGCTTCCCACCCAACGACGCCCCGCTGGAACGCCCCGGTGTAGACTCACCGTGATGCCCAGCGACCCGCCCACCGCCCCCGCGCCGCCGCTGGACGACAGCGCCGCCCAGCTCATCATCGAAGAGCAACGCGGCCGCCCCAGCTACCGCACCCTCCTGCAACTCGCGCACCAGGGCTGGGACGCCCGCGCCGCCAGTCGCGACGCAGACGAGTCCCTCGCGTGGTTCGACGAGGCCACCCCCGAGAACGACCCGGGCCGCGCGCGCGCCCAGCAGGCCGCCGAGCAGGCCAGCGCCACCCTCACCGACCTGAACCTCCAGGCGGCCGCGCACGCCCGCCGCATGATCCGCGCCCTGAACGTCCCCCGCCCGCACGTCGACCCGCTCGTCCGGCGCCTCCTCCAGACCGCCGAGCACGAAATCACCCTCCGGCCCCTCCGCGCCGCCCAGCGCCGCCCCGCCCCCGGCGACGCCGTCAGCGCCCGACCCACCGCGCCCACCCTCACCGTCGAAGAAGCCCACATCGTGCAACTCCAGCGGCAGGAGCAGAACGCCGTCGCCGCCGCGTTCCT
The Deinococcus grandis genome window above contains:
- a CDS encoding LuxR C-terminal-related transcriptional regulator, with translation MTAALTEAERALLALIGQGLNTLEISRTLNAKPYTIDRRTAALRRKLGAADIAQLREIAQRHLRAPGTP
- a CDS encoding effector-associated domain EAD1-containing protein; the protein is MTTDQELNARRDLVAYLAAAHPTLSDMRAIWTAAGGHVSDMPDVGDSPISRWWTVLTRVEAGRLHPERFAQAIHDAHPGDPTAALDTLGWCAR
- a CDS encoding metallophosphoesterase family protein yields the protein MTHPEPARTDVSAPAPLTAPIAIGDVHGCLVELDELLEQLPPDRHLVFLGDYVDRGPDSRGVLARVRALVEAGRATALLGNHDEMMINSLLNADEGAREIWLRNGGQATLDNYTSEAEAAQDALWMQEHLHPHVTIGPVLFSHAMRPDPTGQDVHAHLWGRPNTADTPFYPLPEGVTHSVHGHTPMMYGPTCLQPNDGTVAVFIDTGCVFGRTLTAIDTATWAALSVPARPATPTP